ACTGCATCAtggaaataatttattttgtaaatagattTTGTCAAAAGTATTGTCTGACCCCCTGGCGCCCTTAGGGGGTCTGCAGACCCCCAGTTTAAGGTCTTCATCAACTGTTTGATAGTAAAACACTTTCATCagccgtctgtctctctctgctttataaagagagtgacagagtgagacaAAGTTAATATATACCCAGAGGTTTCATCACTCAATGACAGGTTTTATTGCTCCTtagcttttctttctgctgtgatTCAGCATTGCCCTACATGGATTGGTCTAATagaagtgttttatattttgaaccTCCAGTTTTAAAGAGAAGAGTGTATGACTCACAAACTTCCCCTTGGTAACGTGTGAAATCTCTCCTGTTTAAACGTGCATAAATATGAGCTGCCAGTAGGGGTCTCCCTAAATCTTGATATACTAAATAAGGTCAGGTGGTTCAGTATCATGTCATAACAGTTTTTGAGATCAAATCTTTAGATCTCATTTTTAGTGTACaaataaaggaaaggaaaatcTCTAAGCTGCTGATGTTCAGTCTgaacaaactttttaaagacTCATACAAGAACTTAACCGAAACATTATGTCAGGTTCAGATTTGACTTCAGTAATTATGCTTGTAGGTTACATATAAGGTAGTCAGTATACTTCACAGTAAGTGTAATTCATTTAAGCTCTGATGTGCAGTAAAATTCTCACCAGTGTGTCTCATTGTTTTCCTCtagcttttattgtcatttcctctctttctctatctcttctATCTGTTGTGGCGCTTTGCTTATAAAGATataaacattcattcaaatatttatttaaacttttctcAATACTTGTATTGAAcaacatacaataaaaaatgaagtgaagagACTTAACCACAATAACACGAATGTAAAGTggctctaaaaacaaaaattaccGGTATCCTGTTTGACATCTTTGGAAAATGGAGGTGAACTTTTACATTCTAGCTTTAAGCTGTCTGGAGAGTTCATAGTGAACAATGTCGTCCAAAGTGTCCACCTGAAAGAGAAAAGCGGACAAATCAGCCTGTTCTCATAGTATCATGCCTGTTAACTACACCCCTGCTTTGCTGCTTATTGCTTCTTAATATGACGTGTTTTGCAACAGGCTACATGTAGAATATCACAAGCCACCTCAGCTTTACCTTCTTGCCTGCCCCCACACTGAGATTCTTGAGTTCATAGACAGTCACTTGTCCATCATGGTCCCCCACAAAGACGCAGTCTGAGTCTGTGGCAAATAGCAGGCACGTCAGCCTTACACCAGGCGCTGCATGGTGCATGATGATTGGCTTCACTCTAAAAGTAAAGGGTCTGTATTTAAAGGACACAGGATTATTTCTGGATCATGTTGTACAGGTGTTAATCTGACTCACATGTTTTGATTCAGATCCCAGATCTCCACTTGTTGTCCATAAATGGCCGCAAACACTGTGGACTGCTTCAAGGACCACCTGACGGCCAGCACAACCTTCTGGGTCGTTGCGAAAGTCATCACGGGGGTGTAGTGGTCCTGGCTCCACAGCTGGATGTACGAGTCAGAGGAGCAGCTCAGGAACACATTACCACTAAATGGAGACCATTCCACGTGGTTCACAGGGCACTGGAAGAGATCCAGGTGTGATATGGAGTGAACAAACAGCCTCTGCAGTCTTTGTGTTGGACACGTTATGGTAAAAACCCTGCTTATCATCTTTTGAGACATAGGACTTACAACATGGGCTTTGTACGTGTCCAGGAAATACTGATCATTGAATAAGGAACACTTGTGGATGTGGCCCTCATCTGTACCGACCAGATAGTTAGTGGACTCCTGCAGGAAAAGAGAATTATGGGATGTATTTTGCagtcaaagaaacacacaacCTGAGAAGTTCATCTCAAAATATGAAATTGAatttctgtttgatttctgtGGTCAGCTTACTACTGGATGGAAGTCAATACAATGTCCAGGGGTTAAGGTGGACAGGagtattttcttcttcttcattgccTCAGTGGTCTGCTTGAAATTTATACTCCTCTTTAGCTGCATAAGGTCTAAGAACACATGATCCAGAAAAGATATGAATTCATTAAGACACCACTGCCATCCACAAACACTGCCATCCGTAAACTCAAAGCACTCCCTGCTGCTGCCCATCTTCTATCACTGCTGTACAAAAGTATAGTCCGACCCATTCTCCTCTACTGTTTATCCCACGTCTTTATCATGCCAACTGCCTCCAGGAAGAACAAACTGACACGCATCACACACCATGCCTCCAAAATCATCGGTCTCCCCACCTCCAACCTCTCAGACCTCAAGCCATCACGCACAGAGCATGCAATATAGCACATGACCCCGACCATCCCCTCAACTCATTCTTCATACTGGTTCCCATCTAGTCACAGGTACAGGTCCCTGGCCTGTAAATGAGCACGCTATGGCAGGAGCGGAGAGCTATGGGTATGGGATACAGGTAGATAAATGTGCTGTACTGAACTTTGTACAGACTGTGGGAACAACTTTACTTGTAAGGACAATTAAGTATGTATCTGTCTATCACTGCTATACTGGGTTAATCTGTAAATAATTTACACGAGATGTGTTTAACTATAATCGCACCATAACCAGACTACAGTACCTCTGCCATCAAGACCACTGCTGCAGAGGGACCACTCGGTGATCCAGCCATCTGCTGACACAGAGATGAGAGATTCTACCATCGTCTTCCGTAATGAGCTCATCTCAGGTTTAGTCCATTGGACCTGCCACACTGGCTGCCTGGACTTTGTGGTACATTCACTGCcaacagaaaaatgaacaaagataACAGAAAAAGGTCCagtagtgttttttgttttccaacGTGTGATGtgatattatgtattattattatgatatcCACGTAGTCCCCACCCGCTGTTGCCGATACGCGGCCTGTTGTTCCGAAAGTGGACATTATAGATGGCTACAGTGCTATCGGACATCCCCACAGCCAGCTGGCCGGGGTTGATGGCTGAGAAATCCATGGATGTCACACAACTGTCACAGTGGAAGACCCGCTCCGGCCACTGCACAGGGGACACATTTAGAATCACTGTCACTCATAAAACTGGCAAATGGACTGCATTTATGTAGTGCATTACAGTTTGCTTCTCTACCCTGGAAGATAGAGCGCTGGAAGACGATagctgaaaggaaacaaaggcCAAAAAGATAAAGCATAAATATACCTTAAGATTTTTGAGGGACCAGCAGCAAATTAGACCTCGCTTCTGGTCACTGGTGTCACTGTAGCCCACTGCCAGGATATTCTACAGAAAGTGCAGAGAGGGTGAGACATTTGGCCTGCACAGCAACAAGAAGCATTCATTGCTTTCATTCAGCTTTAAACTAAGACTATGTATGAAGAGCGAAGGCAGCTAAATgggataaaaacaacaacacagaagcaAAATTCATTCTGCCCTTAAACCACAGCAGCTGCTTTAGGTGATCTGTTCATTGGTTACCGGGTCCTCCTTGTTCCAGGTCATGCAGGTAACGATGCATTTTCTTGTGAGCTCAAAACTGAAAGCCCAGAAATGTTTCAGAGCTGGAGATGAAGAGCTCTCATCACACTCCTTGCTCCGTGTCTCCGTCTTAGGCGTCTCAGTCCTGTCAGGGTCTTACACAGTCGACATTACCACACCGTTTACGGCATTTGTTCAAATacactgacattttatatgAGTAATATAATAAGGCAGTGATAACCTGAGTTTACCTTCTAGTATGGGCAGCTGTCTGTAAGCAGCCAGCTGGGGTTGAAAGATGTTTCCCACGATGATCCTCTCCATTAATAATAAGCTGTGTTGGAATGACTCTGACATCATGATCAGCTGTGGGTCGAGCTCAGTGTTTGAATTGTTCCTGCATATTTCTATGGTACTGCCTGAGGGATTGAAATATGAGAAAATGTTAGAAAACTAGCAAACATAGTTCAGTCTGTGGATGTAAATCCATTCTTTGACCTCTCTAGTCtcaaacagtcaaacacagCTGTGTCACTGTTCTCCCAGGTACTGCTACCTTCTGCGTAGAGTGTGCTGCTgatgtttctctcctctccactcgtCTCTTGATCTCGGCTGGTGTTCACAACACTCCCTGGATTTTCACTTTGGTCACAGAAAGAGTCATAGATGTCCCAGATTGTAGCATAAGTGCCTGTGGATGTGAGAAAGTTACAACTAACTGTccactaactaaactaaaccctgaTAGTGAGCAGATTCtgtagcaacaacaacaaatccaaTTTGAGAACCGCTGATTACCGCATTAAGTTTgactaaaacattttccatgtgAAATCAGCTAGATAATACTTGAGGCATGGAAACTTCTTGTGATACAGATGTGGAAGATTCTGCATCGATGCCACGATAAAACAATCAGGAGTTTGCAACCAGCACCAAATTATTCTTCACATCAGTCTTTTCACCTGAGCTAACATCAACCTCTAGAAAGAATCCAGCGAGCCAAGCTAACCAGCCAAGGATTGAGGAAGCGCTGTTAACCTTGCCATCCAACTCAAGCCCAGATAATGGAGTTAGTAGGAGTTAGGAGAGTTACTAAGTTAAGTTAGTCAAGTCACCACTACATGTAATGTCCTGAGGAGggtcacacacatatactggtATTTAAAGATGCAGCTTTTTATATGACAGACTGTTGTAGTCTGATTTTTGAAAgcgctttttaaataaaaagagagttcagatttatcttgtatCAGATGATAGAAAACTGAGGATCGATATGTTGAGATGTGTCGAGAATCGTGCATTTAAAACCGCTCCAGTGACCCGTTAATCGTAACTGGATCACAAGGCCAGTAAAGATTCATACCAAACTTTATTGATGAGGTTTCATTGTCAGACTAAACATCTGAGCTACATTGTAAATGTAACATGATATAACATAGCTCAGCACAAAGAGCTGTAACCTcgatggacataatgacagagatgaagagacataagaggatgctgatggaggaaacaaagaggggaaaaagagagagtgagcaagtaagagtaaatgtgggactgacttttagtggttggtgagagttTGGAGAactaaaaggctgaaagacagacaccgagctgggctgactgctgctggactagtcagtaatattagctgctgctatgtctgctgttgttgaccttgatgtttggctgttagcaaagttgtcaaaaATCTGCTGAACACTGATGAACTCTGTAACTGCTGACTCAGTACATTATTCCCTTTGCTTGGTACAAATCAACTTTTTTCTAGTGTCTAACATGATTCTggcgcgtgtgtgtatgtgtgatgtatGACCTGTAATATTTAGGTTAAATTATATATAGATTATAGTTACATTACACGTGGCTCTGACGTGTTCGACtactatagaaataaatattacagaatGCATAAGATGATGAAGCCTGACCTTTATCCACCGTGGCAATCGTGTCACTCTGGGTCTGTTTATCTTTAGTTGCTTCATTGATTGTCAACATTGCCCGTTCCACATACTTCAGGCTGCCTATTCTGTTTTTGCAAAGCTCAGCATATtgactgtttctctctctgtaagAAGAGGGTGAAAACAGCTCATGTATGTCACATGTGACATAAACTGACATCCATCCTGGTCATACAGTGTGATGACACCCGTCTGAATGCCTTTTGTGAATTTCAGATCTTGcctaatataaaaacaaacaaacaagcagaggaATTTACTCACTTCTGAGCTTCTGCATCATCAGCATCCTCTGACACAAAGGTGTTGGGTTGCTCAAACAGTGAAATGATATGTGTCTCAGTGAGGCAGATGTCTACCTCCTCGTTCAACATCTTCTCTGTCACAGGTTGTTTCAAGTCGTCTTCTTGCTTTGGCACAACTGGCatcaaacaaaagacagaaaatgatatGTAAATACTGAGCATACATACTAAAATACCAGAAAAAGATTTGAAGCAGTGGTATATGACATGATAATCACCAGGAGGAGGCAGTGATAATTCTAAATGATAACCTCGTGGAGCTGTGAGGTTTATTGGTCTGTCCATTTGAGGAATATTATCCTCACTCTCCTTATTCAGTGACAGGGTGGATCCTTGGCTGCTACCCACCAATGAGCTGCAAAACAATGTTGTTACTGAGAATACATAATTGTGATGGGAaatgtatgttatatattacATATCAGCTGGTGTATATTATGAATGTTATCATCTGGTACCCGGAAGAGAGACCACTGGAGTGTTCTGATCCCGAGCTGGAAAACAGTTCATCCAGAAAGAGTCTTTCTGGTCCGGACTGGAAACATCCTGGCTCTGCTTGATGCAGGCTCAGAGGAGTGACGTCTCTGCCTCTGTCCAAAATCTGCAAAGATGAAGCTCACCACAGCCAGAATCAGTTACGAACTGACTTCATGATCGCCCCTCATCAagttattttcaaaaaaatggTGCATTCTGTTACTTATATTGTGGGGAAAAGATATTATGACTAATGACAGAGCCTTCTCCAAAATGacacaccttttaaaaactgcttctaatgtttaactttaattttttttccggttttaatgtattgtttttctgatgtttttaccCTGTATAGTGTCTTTGAGTACTTAGAAAAGCTTACTGTAcataaaatgttatattattatgattatgattcttattattattattattataccatTATTAAGTCTCAATCCTAACATGAACTGTTTTGGTGTAAATCTCTTTAAGCATGTGCACATCACTGTGTTAGGAAACACTGTGTGGTCAGTCCACTGGTTGAGAGAAAGTAAATTTACTCATGCACTTTATCTAAAGCTCCAGTGTGCCACATGTAAGAAGCTCTATTTACACAGCAttgaagaaatgaaatgtaacatGCATAATcatgtttcattagtgtacaagcacctgaaaataagaacgtTCTTTCATGTCTGCAATGTTGAGCCGATCAGTAACACAGAACAGATAAActacactggctctagatagagAGAGTGTGGCATTTTTCATGCGTTTCATGTCCAccttagtttctccttcacactaggaagaaAAGGGTGGGAGACCGGGtggcaatcagcaactacacacCTGGAATACTGACAAATTAGCATCCCTGCACCAGCACCTTGACAGAAACTATCCCTGCCTGATACAGAAACGGTGCAGAACATGACCCTGAACAAGGCCCTGCAAGAGGTTCATTCAGCTGAACATACAACAGGTGGTGCTGTACCCTGACATCTATACCACACACTGCAAAAAGAATGCAGGGAGAAGCTTTAAGGATCCTAACCACCTGGAAGAAGATTTTGGATACACAAGGCACTCAGAGGAAGAGCTTCTACCTTATTTAATTACTCCTTATTAGTGTTGTATTCATGGATGACTGGTCCTCCACAAATCTACCACTTCTACTGAGCACAGCACATAACACAcctcatttctttgtctttactACTAATTCTACTAACTGGCATTTTATATTGcttgttttattagttttttttttttttttgcattactCATTGATTTGATCTTGCTCTCTGCCTGGGTGTATGcatgattttatatttgtaaagcactttggtcagcTCGggttgtttaaaatgtgttatagAATAAATCTGACCTGACTAATCCTGATGTTATTATGGATTAAGCTGCCCAGCAGTATAAAGTCATGGACCACTTTTACTAGCTGCATCATTAAAGTAATGTTCGCACATGAATGCAtcgattttatttttataattcagtcatatatactgtattattctGTAATGGGTCATTCTGCACAATGAGTACTTCCAGTATGCTAATACAGTATGGTAATACTTCTGTAACTCTGGTATTACTTGTACTTAGGTTAGTTTGAAATGCTTCTTCCAGCACTGCATTAGATTGTTTGGATTACACACCGTCACGTTTCTCCTGGGAGCTTCATCTGTGCtcctgtccacactgtccagACTGCTCATGCTGCCACTCAGGATGGACtttatctgtgtctgtgagtCTGTGAAGCTCCATCTGAGTGTCTGACTGGCGGACTGAGCTCCTGCTTGTGAACTTTTCATTGTC
This is a stretch of genomic DNA from Larimichthys crocea isolate SSNF chromosome XIX, L_crocea_2.0, whole genome shotgun sequence. It encodes these proteins:
- the LOC104929544 gene encoding WD repeat-containing protein 78 isoform X1 produces the protein MKSSQAGAQSASQTLRWSFTDSQTQIKSILSGSMSSLDSVDRSTDEAPRRNVTILDRGRDVTPLSLHQAEPGCFQSGPERLFLDELFSSSGSEHSSGLSSGSLVGSSQGSTLSLNKESEDNIPQMDRPINLTAPRGYHLELSLPPPVVPKQEDDLKQPVTEKMLNEEVDICLTETHIISLFEQPNTFVSEDADDAEAQKERNSQYAELCKNRIGSLKYVERAMLTINEATKDKQTQSDTIATVDKGTYATIWDIYDSFCDQSENPGSVVNTSRDQETSGEERNISSTLYAEGSTIEICRNNSNTELDPQLIMMSESFQHSLLLMERIIVGNIFQPQLAAYRQLPILEDPDRTETPKTETRSKECDESSSSPALKHFWAFSFELTRKCIVTCMTWNKEDPNILAVGYSDTSDQKRGLICCWSLKNLKWPERVFHCDSCVTSMDFSAINPGQLAVGMSDSTVAIYNVHFRNNRPRIGNSGECTTKSRQPVWQVQWTKPEMSSLRKTMVESLISVSADGWITEWSLCSSGLDGRDLMQLKRSINFKQTTEAMKKKKILLSTLTPGHCIDFHPVESTNYLVGTDEGHIHKCSLFNDQYFLDTYKAHVCPVNHVEWSPFSGNVFLSCSSDSYIQLWSQDHYTPVMTFATTQKVVLAVRWSLKQSTVFAAIYGQQVEIWDLNQNIPFTFRVKPIIMHHAAPGVRLTCLLFATDSDCVFVGDHDGQVTVYELKNLSVGAGKKVDTLDDIVHYELSRQLKARM
- the LOC104929544 gene encoding WD repeat-containing protein 78 isoform X3, whose product is MKSSQAGAQSASQTLRWSFTDSQTQIKSILSGSMSSLDSVDRSTDEAPRRNVTILDRGRDVTPLSLHQAEPGCFQSGPERLFLDELFSSSGSEHSSGLSSGSLVGSSQGSTLSLNKESEDNIPQMDRPINLTAPRVVPKQEDDLKQPVTEKMLNEEVDICLTETHIISLFEQPNTFVSEDADDAEAQKERNSQYAELCKNRIGSLKYVERAMLTINEATKDKQTQSDTIATVDKGTYATIWDIYDSFCDQSENPGSVVNTSRDQETSGEERNISSTLYAEGSTIEICRNNSNTELDPQLIMMSESFQHSLLLMERIIVGNIFQPQLAAYRQLPILEDPDRTETPKTETRSKECDESSSSPALKHFWAFSFELTRKCIVTCMTWNKEDPNILAVGYSDTSDQKRGLICCWSLKNLKWPERVFHCDSCVTSMDFSAINPGQLAVGMSDSTVAIYNVHFRNNRPRIGNSGECTTKSRQPVWQVQWTKPEMSSLRKTMVESLISVSADGWITEWSLCSSGLDGRDLMQLKRSINFKQTTEAMKKKKILLSTLTPGHCIDFHPVESTNYLVGTDEGHIHKCSLFNDQYFLDTYKAHVCPVNHVEWSPFSGNVFLSCSSDSYIQLWSQDHYTPVMTFATTQKVVLAVRWSLKQSTVFAAIYGQQVEIWDLNQNIPFTFRVKPIIMHHAAPGVRLTCLLFATDSDCVFVGDHDGQVTVYELKNLSVGAGKKVDTLDDIVHYELSRQLKARM
- the LOC104929544 gene encoding WD repeat-containing protein 78 isoform X2, which encodes MKSSQAGAQSASQTLRWSFTDSQTQIKSILSGSMSSLDSVDRSTDEAPRRNVTILDRGRDVTPLSLHQAEPGCFQSGPERLFLDELFSSSGSEHSSGLSSGSLVGSSQGSTLSLNKESEDNIPQMDRPINLTAPRGYHLELSLPPPVVPKQEDDLKQPVTEKMLNEEVDICLTETHIISLFEQPNTFVSEDADDAEAQKERNSQYAELCKNRIGSLKYVERAMLTINEATKDKQTQSDTIATVDKGTYATIWDIYDSFCDQSENPGSVVNTSRDQETSGEERNISSTLYAEGSTIEICRNNSNTELDPQLIMMSESFQHSLLLMERIIVGNIFQPQLAAYRQLPILEDPDRTETPKTETRSKECDESSSSPALKHFWAFSFELTRKCIVTCMTWNKEDPNILAVGYSDTSDQKRGLICCWSLKNLKWPERVFHCDSCVTSMDFSAINPGQLAVGMSDSTVAIYNVHFRNNRPRIGNSGECTTKSRQPVWQVQWTKPEMSSLRKTMVESLISVSADGWITEWSLCSSGLDGRDLMQLKRSINFKQTTEAMKKKKILLSTLTPGHCIDFHPVESTNYLVGTDEGHIHKCSLFNDQYFLDTYKAHVCPVNHVEWSPFSGNVFLSCSSDSYIQLWSQDHYTPVMTFATTQKVVLAVRWSLKQSTVFAAIYGQQVEIWDLNQNIVKPIIMHHAAPGVRLTCLLFATDSDCVFVGDHDGQVTVYELKNLSVGAGKKVDTLDDIVHYELSRQLKARM